One window of the Flavobacteriaceae bacterium YJPT1-3 genome contains the following:
- a CDS encoding MBL fold metallo-hydrolase — protein sequence MKILRFALCSVLLCSAFAKAYAQEEVTIQVIPVQNQIYMLQGRGGNIGLSIGEDGVFMIDDQFANLSDKILTAIRTLSDQPLRFLVNTHHHGDHTGGNANFKEAGALLVAHDNVRGRLTENSKGSKAALPIITFSEDMTLFLNDNDILVTHVHNAHTDGDALVYFTQSNVLHTGDTFFNGRFPYIDLKSGGSLSGDIAAAKRGLQIINEDTKIIPGHGSIASKADYQAYYEMLIGIKEQVSKAIAEGKSEEEVAQMESLTSIFYTDAEMADNFITGERIRRTAYQSLVAEQQSN from the coding sequence ATGAAAATTTTACGTTTTGCACTTTGTTCCGTGCTGTTGTGTTCCGCTTTCGCGAAAGCGTACGCTCAGGAAGAAGTCACCATTCAGGTCATTCCAGTTCAGAACCAGATTTACATGCTCCAAGGCCGTGGCGGAAATATTGGACTGAGTATAGGCGAGGACGGCGTTTTTATGATTGATGATCAGTTCGCCAATCTTTCCGACAAAATCTTGACTGCGATTAGAACGTTGAGCGATCAACCCCTTAGATTTTTGGTGAATACCCATCATCACGGAGATCATACCGGTGGCAACGCCAATTTTAAAGAGGCGGGTGCGCTCCTTGTAGCCCACGACAACGTGCGTGGTCGATTGACTGAAAACAGCAAAGGTTCTAAGGCGGCCTTACCCATAATCACCTTTAGTGAAGACATGACCCTGTTCTTGAATGACAACGACATTTTGGTGACTCACGTCCACAATGCCCATACCGATGGAGATGCCCTGGTCTATTTTACACAAAGCAATGTGCTGCATACCGGGGATACTTTTTTCAATGGACGTTTCCCCTACATTGATTTGAAAAGTGGAGGTTCCCTCTCCGGGGATATAGCCGCTGCTAAACGCGGACTTCAGATTATCAATGAAGACACGAAGATCATCCCGGGTCACGGTAGCATCGCCAGTAAAGCCGATTATCAAGCGTATTATGAAATGCTGATCGGTATCAAAGAGCAAGTTTCTAAAGCCATAGCCGAAGGAAAATCAGAAGAAGAGGTAGCTCAGATGGAGTCACTCACCAGTATTTTTTACACCGACGCAGAAATGGCCGATAATTTTATTACCGGAGAGCGCATCCGTCGAACGGCCTACCAAAGCCTGGTTGCCGAACAGCAGTCTAATTAA
- a CDS encoding ABC transporter permease, with protein MFSKDRWTEILEALNANRFRTLLTAFGVFWGILILVLLLALTNGLKNGVSKDFGDFATNSMFMWSQGTSMAYKGLPKNRRVSFKLEDVEVLKNSIPELKYVSPRNQLGGFRGANNVTRNEKTGAFNIYGDYPEFIEQQPMDITAGRFISYSDIEEKRKVAIVGIDVVRSLYDVGEEPIGSYIKINGVNFMVIGTFKNPNSNGDEEEEANTIFIPFTTFSQAFNRADNVGWMAITAEDGTSITSIKEKVFDIMKQQRTIHPNDERAIGHFDLAKEFGRVMGLFSILTFVGYFVGALVLMSGVIGISNIMLIVVKERTKEIGVRRALGATPYMIKAQILQESLVLTIISGMAGIAFAAGLIWVMNYALDQSGPVENFANPSVNINVIFIALTILIISGLLAGLIPATRATQMKPVDALRIE; from the coding sequence ATGTTCAGTAAAGACCGTTGGACCGAAATTTTAGAGGCGTTGAACGCCAATCGTTTCCGAACGCTACTCACAGCCTTCGGAGTGTTTTGGGGTATTTTGATTCTTGTGCTGTTGTTAGCATTGACAAATGGCCTAAAGAATGGAGTCTCCAAAGATTTTGGAGATTTTGCCACCAACTCTATGTTTATGTGGTCTCAAGGAACTTCCATGGCTTACAAAGGCCTTCCTAAAAATCGCCGAGTCAGTTTTAAACTGGAGGATGTTGAGGTACTTAAGAACAGCATCCCGGAATTAAAGTATGTTTCACCACGCAATCAACTGGGAGGTTTCCGTGGCGCCAATAACGTCACTCGAAACGAGAAAACCGGCGCCTTCAACATCTATGGTGACTATCCGGAATTTATCGAACAGCAACCCATGGATATCACTGCGGGTCGTTTTATCAGCTATTCAGACATTGAAGAAAAGCGTAAAGTAGCCATTGTTGGTATTGATGTAGTGCGTAGTCTGTACGATGTGGGCGAAGAGCCCATTGGTAGTTACATCAAGATAAACGGGGTGAATTTCATGGTCATTGGCACCTTTAAAAACCCAAACAGCAACGGCGATGAAGAAGAAGAAGCCAATACTATTTTTATACCCTTCACAACGTTCTCACAAGCCTTCAACCGCGCTGATAATGTAGGCTGGATGGCCATTACTGCAGAAGACGGTACCTCAATCACTAGTATTAAGGAGAAGGTTTTTGATATCATGAAGCAGCAACGGACCATTCATCCGAATGATGAACGAGCCATCGGCCACTTTGATTTGGCTAAGGAATTTGGGCGGGTGATGGGTCTTTTTTCCATCTTAACTTTTGTCGGCTATTTTGTAGGTGCACTGGTTTTGATGTCCGGTGTCATTGGCATCAGCAACATTATGCTCATCGTTGTCAAAGAACGAACCAAAGAAATTGGAGTACGCCGTGCGCTTGGGGCTACTCCCTATATGATCAAAGCACAAATCTTGCAAGAATCACTGGTCTTGACCATCATCTCAGGAATGGCAGGAATTGCCTTTGCAGCTGGGTTGATTTGGGTCATGAACTACGCCCTGGATCAATCGGGTCCGGTAGAAAATTTTGCTAATCCTTCGGTCAACATCAATGTCATTTTTATAGCCTTAACCATTTTGATCATTTCCGGTCTGTTGGCAGGTTTGATCCCGGCCACTCGAGCTACCCAGATGAAACCGGTAGATGCTTTACGAATCGAATAA
- a CDS encoding cytochrome c oxidase subunit 3, translating to MDATLSKTGTEGKTWGGGTRPLQASYGKLMMWFFIVSDALTFSGFLAAYGFSRFKYIESWPIADEVFTHFPGLHGVDAPMYYVALMTFILIFSSVTMVLAVDAGHNMQKKKVEFYMFLTIIGGLIFVGSQAWEWYNFIKGEYGAVETKAGQILQFVDTDGERVALEAFAIPQASVREQHIESEGIWFEAEPTPTEHSIEGVKAGFVANDNLLIRVQELNEMGQKTVLSRQESLERIMNDATGVVEGANLYRNEYGAPLFANFFFFITGFHGFHVFSGVIINIIIFFNVMLGTYEKRGHYEMVEKVGLYWHFVDLVWVFVFTFFYLV from the coding sequence ATGGACGCTACGCTATCGAAGACAGGAACCGAAGGAAAAACCTGGGGAGGAGGAACCCGACCCCTACAGGCGAGCTACGGAAAGCTCATGATGTGGTTCTTCATCGTTTCTGATGCTTTGACCTTTTCTGGCTTTCTGGCCGCATACGGATTCTCTCGATTTAAATACATTGAATCCTGGCCCATTGCCGATGAAGTGTTCACTCACTTTCCCGGACTACACGGGGTAGATGCTCCCATGTATTATGTAGCCTTGATGACTTTCATTTTGATCTTCTCATCGGTGACCATGGTACTTGCGGTAGATGCTGGCCACAATATGCAAAAGAAAAAAGTGGAGTTCTACATGTTTCTAACCATCATTGGAGGACTGATCTTCGTAGGATCACAAGCCTGGGAATGGTATAACTTCATCAAAGGAGAGTATGGTGCGGTGGAGACTAAAGCCGGACAGATACTCCAATTTGTTGATACGGATGGAGAGCGTGTCGCGCTGGAGGCTTTTGCTATCCCTCAGGCAAGTGTACGCGAGCAACATATCGAAAGTGAAGGCATTTGGTTTGAAGCAGAGCCTACGCCTACTGAGCATTCCATTGAGGGTGTTAAGGCCGGTTTTGTAGCCAATGACAACTTGTTGATTCGGGTTCAGGAATTGAATGAGATGGGTCAAAAGACCGTTTTGAGTCGGCAGGAATCCCTAGAGCGAATCATGAATGATGCCACCGGAGTAGTGGAAGGGGCCAATCTGTACCGCAACGAATATGGAGCTCCTTTGTTCGCCAACTTCTTTTTCTTCATCACCGGATTTCACGGATTTCACGTATTCTCCGGAGTGATCATCAATATCATCATCTTTTTTAATGTGATGCTGGGGACTTACGAGAAGCGAGGTCACTATGAAATGGTCGAAAAAGTAGGGTTATACTGGCACTTTGTTGACCTGGTGTGGGTATTTGTTTTCACCTTCTTTTACCTGGTCTAA
- a CDS encoding ABC transporter ATP-binding protein codes for MIEITGLHKSYKMGSNSLHVLKGIEFKVEEGELVSIMGSSGSGKSTLLNILGMLDEADEGSYILDGVPIKNLNEKIAAQYRNKFLGFVFQSFNLINYKNALDNVAMPLYYQGMKRNERMDRSMHYLEKVGLADWATHLPSELSGGQKQRVAIARALASDPKVLLADEPTGALDTKTSYEVMDLIQGINDEGKTILVVTHEKDIAQMTKRIVNLKDGRIIDDTPVKQVKALAHV; via the coding sequence ATGATAGAAATTACAGGCTTACACAAATCATACAAAATGGGATCGAATTCACTTCACGTGTTGAAGGGGATTGAGTTCAAGGTGGAAGAAGGTGAATTGGTTTCCATCATGGGGTCTTCGGGTTCCGGCAAATCTACTTTGCTCAATATATTGGGGATGCTGGATGAAGCTGATGAGGGGTCCTACATACTCGACGGAGTTCCCATCAAAAATCTGAATGAAAAAATAGCCGCTCAATACCGCAATAAGTTTTTAGGGTTTGTATTCCAATCGTTCAATCTGATCAACTATAAGAACGCTCTCGACAATGTAGCAATGCCCTTATATTATCAGGGCATGAAGCGCAATGAACGAATGGACCGCTCTATGCATTATCTGGAAAAAGTAGGCCTGGCTGATTGGGCTACTCACCTTCCCAGCGAGCTTTCCGGAGGTCAGAAACAACGTGTCGCTATTGCGCGTGCCTTAGCCAGTGATCCCAAAGTGCTTTTAGCGGATGAACCTACCGGGGCTTTGGACACCAAAACCTCGTACGAAGTGATGGACCTGATTCAAGGAATCAATGATGAAGGGAAGACCATACTCGTGGTAACCCACGAAAAGGACATCGCACAAATGACCAAGCGTATCGTCAATCTCAAAGACGGCCGCATCATCGATGATACTCCTGTAAAACAAGTAAAAGCCTTAGCTCATGTTTGA
- a CDS encoding gliding motility protein RemB has protein sequence MHLNLSRLLLVVVFVFIGNAHAQSQNANDGFEKYPVFPECEEVTAGELTNCFNATLIQLVLERFETPPIVEQEKYEGELVALFEVTEEGQFELMHVQAAYPELKEAMETLFEELPVISPPTYNGRPIYMQFTLPLQIPLSRNQAAFSESSPAAANRVTPLAGVKQEYDAIALGTYKNNEYQSQLNIPFSHQVYSRFDQQMNLVGTNSHTASKPYVYEQVNTYFDFSEWKEPLLKDKSSWFGKKFWNEHMVRIQGEGYWFTLDPAADLMLGQELLDDRNDDPLTYNNTRAVFIQGGLGDKFNFFSAIYESQGRFPDYFDAWARSLKPDGGNPAIVPGRGVAKESRAGDLDYPIAEGYLSYAPTSFFNLQFGHGKNFIGDGYRSLLLSDVASPYPYFKLNTTFWKLKYTNTWMSLRDVRPEVTGDGSFRTKYVANHYLSYNVSRRLNLGLFETVIWENDNDRGFDLNYLNPVIFYRAIEFSTGSRGGNALIGLSGKYKFSDHFNAYGQWIIDEFSTGDIFGSEQSYKNKLGVQLGFKYYDAFKIPGLMVQMEYNQVRPYVYSNNEIIVNYGHNNQSLAHLWGASFREGIAIVRYERERWYGTLKMIYGERGFEPPGSAFDFGASIYSNDENRPRDNNIFIGQGNRANTFIGDLELGYLINPATNLKAYTQLFYRDFRIEGSFDPVNINERTLWLNLGFRTDLFNWYFDY, from the coding sequence GTGCACCTCAATCTAAGCCGTCTCCTCCTCGTTGTTGTCTTTGTATTTATCGGAAACGCTCATGCCCAAAGCCAGAATGCAAATGACGGATTTGAAAAATATCCGGTATTTCCGGAATGTGAAGAGGTCACTGCCGGAGAACTCACCAATTGTTTTAATGCTACCCTGATTCAACTTGTTCTAGAACGCTTTGAAACACCTCCCATCGTTGAACAGGAGAAGTACGAAGGCGAACTGGTCGCCTTGTTTGAAGTGACCGAAGAAGGTCAGTTTGAACTCATGCATGTACAGGCGGCCTATCCCGAATTGAAAGAGGCTATGGAAACCCTGTTTGAGGAGTTGCCGGTGATTAGTCCGCCCACCTACAATGGTCGTCCTATTTATATGCAATTCACCCTCCCACTTCAAATTCCGCTTTCGCGAAATCAAGCAGCCTTTTCGGAATCTTCGCCAGCAGCGGCCAATCGGGTAACTCCGCTTGCTGGGGTAAAGCAAGAGTATGACGCCATTGCTCTAGGCACGTATAAGAACAACGAATACCAAAGTCAGCTGAATATCCCTTTCTCCCATCAGGTCTACAGTCGGTTTGATCAACAAATGAATCTTGTAGGGACCAATAGCCACACGGCCAGTAAGCCCTACGTGTACGAACAGGTGAATACCTATTTTGATTTTTCAGAATGGAAAGAGCCTCTACTGAAGGACAAAAGTTCCTGGTTTGGGAAGAAATTCTGGAACGAGCATATGGTCCGTATTCAGGGAGAGGGCTATTGGTTTACCCTTGATCCGGCAGCTGATTTGATGTTAGGGCAGGAGCTCCTAGATGATCGTAATGATGATCCGCTGACCTATAATAATACCCGGGCCGTCTTTATTCAGGGTGGCTTGGGCGATAAATTCAATTTCTTCAGTGCGATTTATGAGAGTCAGGGTCGATTTCCGGATTACTTTGATGCCTGGGCCCGCTCCTTAAAACCAGATGGAGGTAATCCGGCCATAGTGCCCGGTCGTGGAGTCGCCAAAGAATCAAGAGCCGGTGATCTGGATTACCCCATCGCCGAAGGCTATTTGTCGTATGCTCCAACCTCCTTTTTCAATCTTCAATTCGGCCATGGGAAAAATTTTATAGGAGACGGTTATCGTTCCTTGCTCTTGAGCGATGTGGCCAGTCCGTATCCTTATTTCAAATTGAACACCACCTTTTGGAAACTCAAGTATACCAATACCTGGATGTCGCTGCGTGACGTCCGTCCGGAAGTGACCGGAGACGGCTCGTTCCGAACCAAGTATGTGGCCAACCATTACCTAAGCTATAATGTCTCCAGACGACTTAACCTGGGTCTATTCGAAACCGTGATCTGGGAAAACGATAATGATCGTGGATTTGATCTCAATTACCTAAATCCGGTCATATTCTATCGGGCTATTGAGTTCTCTACAGGCTCCCGTGGCGGAAATGCCCTGATTGGTCTGAGCGGTAAGTACAAATTCTCTGATCATTTCAATGCCTACGGCCAATGGATCATCGATGAGTTTTCGACCGGAGATATCTTTGGCAGTGAACAGAGCTATAAAAACAAGCTAGGCGTTCAGCTTGGTTTTAAATACTATGACGCCTTTAAGATTCCCGGGCTAATGGTCCAAATGGAATACAATCAGGTGCGCCCTTATGTATACTCCAATAATGAGATCATCGTCAATTACGGTCATAATAATCAATCCCTCGCTCACCTCTGGGGAGCCAGCTTCCGGGAGGGTATCGCCATTGTTCGCTACGAACGGGAGCGTTGGTACGGCACGCTTAAAATGATCTACGGCGAACGTGGATTTGAGCCACCAGGATCTGCATTCGATTTTGGAGCCAGTATTTATAGCAATGATGAAAACCGCCCGCGCGATAACAACATCTTCATTGGGCAGGGGAACCGGGCGAATACCTTTATCGGTGACCTGGAGTTGGGGTACTTGATCAATCCAGCAACCAATCTCAAAGCTTATACTCAGCTATTCTATCGCGACTTTAGGATAGAAGGTTCTTTTGATCCTGTCAATATCAACGAGCGCACTTTGTGGCTCAATCTGGGCTTCAGGACCGATCTCTTCAACTGGTACTTCGATTACTAG
- a CDS encoding SCO family protein — MKKNNAYIGITFVILVFGIIFIPRIVERIQQGTTSESTRLNVGRLNESKVDNSGALAYIQVDGKDRKVPSFEFVNQRGDTISNTDLRGKVYVVEFFFTRCTNICIPMNSNLLQLSNTFKAQPNFAIASFTIDPNYDTPEVLQQYAEDYGVTHPNWHFLTGEREALFELANNGFNLLAVANPQVQGGFEHSGYFALIDQNGFIRSRYDKFGNPKIYYRGSVPEGAPVPEGGQESEIGILEEDIRKLLEQS, encoded by the coding sequence ATGAAGAAGAACAATGCATACATAGGAATCACTTTTGTTATCCTCGTATTCGGTATCATATTTATTCCACGAATCGTTGAGCGTATACAACAGGGCACAACTTCAGAAAGCACCCGTTTGAACGTAGGCCGATTGAATGAATCTAAAGTGGATAATTCCGGGGCCTTGGCCTATATTCAGGTAGATGGTAAAGATCGTAAAGTACCCAGCTTTGAATTTGTCAATCAACGCGGAGACACCATCAGTAATACGGATCTCAGGGGTAAGGTGTATGTGGTCGAATTTTTCTTTACCCGTTGCACCAATATATGCATCCCCATGAACAGCAATTTGCTGCAACTGTCCAATACGTTCAAGGCCCAGCCTAATTTTGCGATCGCCTCCTTTACGATCGATCCCAATTACGATACTCCGGAAGTGCTTCAGCAGTATGCCGAAGACTATGGAGTGACGCACCCCAACTGGCATTTTTTGACCGGCGAGCGTGAAGCGCTTTTTGAGCTGGCCAATAATGGATTTAACCTGCTGGCAGTCGCCAATCCTCAGGTTCAGGGAGGTTTTGAGCATTCGGGGTACTTTGCCTTAATCGATCAGAACGGTTTTATCAGAAGTCGCTACGATAAGTTTGGCAACCCAAAAATCTACTACCGCGGTTCAGTACCTGAAGGTGCGCCAGTGCCCGAGGGGGGTCAGGAATCAGAGATCGGTATACTGGAAGAAGACATTAGAAAATTATTAGAGCAATCCTAA
- a CDS encoding cytochrome C oxidase subunit IV family protein, translated as MAHDAAHHESNTKRIWFVFALLSVVTIVEVALGIIKPDFLVYTDLMRMKLLNWIFILLTIYKAYYITWAFMHMEGETKGLRRAVVWTAVFLVCYLIFILLVEGEYIHDVYAEGYQSWDF; from the coding sequence ATGGCACACGACGCAGCACATCACGAGTCCAATACCAAACGAATCTGGTTTGTATTCGCCTTACTTTCGGTGGTTACCATTGTAGAAGTAGCCCTAGGGATCATCAAACCTGATTTCTTGGTTTACACTGATTTGATGAGAATGAAATTGCTGAACTGGATATTTATTCTCCTTACCATTTATAAAGCCTATTATATCACCTGGGCTTTCATGCACATGGAAGGAGAGACCAAAGGACTGCGCAGAGCAGTGGTCTGGACTGCAGTATTTTTGGTTTGTTACCTGATCTTTATTCTACTGGTAGAGGGAGAATATATTCATGATGTGTATGCGGAGGGATATCAGAGCTGGGATTTTTAA
- the cyoE gene encoding heme o synthase, producing MSIVKLQSRSASAWNDFKEITKMRLALSVVFSSIAGYLLGAVEIDWTVLALLGLGGYLMVGASNAYNQIIERDLDALMARTKNRPLPSGRMSVKTAFTIASLFTIAGLVVLYYINPITAMFGAISIFMYVSLYTPLKTKTPLSVFVGAFPGAIPFMLGWVAATNDFGVEPGTLFMLQFFWQFPHFWAIGWFLYDDYKQGGFLMLPTGRRDKGTALQVVLYTLWTILVSIIPVFGMTGRLYLTPVAGTVVLLLGLGMGYYALRLYKRMDAVSAKQLMIASVSYISLVQVVYVLDKFIR from the coding sequence TTGTCTATCGTTAAATTACAGAGTCGTTCAGCTTCCGCCTGGAATGATTTCAAAGAAATCACCAAAATGCGTCTGGCCTTGAGTGTGGTCTTTTCAAGCATTGCGGGCTATCTATTGGGAGCTGTTGAGATCGATTGGACCGTCTTGGCACTCTTGGGATTGGGGGGCTATCTCATGGTAGGAGCTTCCAATGCCTACAATCAGATTATTGAACGTGATCTGGATGCCTTAATGGCTCGTACCAAAAATAGACCTTTACCCTCCGGGAGAATGTCTGTGAAAACCGCTTTTACTATTGCGAGTCTTTTTACCATTGCCGGCTTGGTGGTGCTGTACTACATCAACCCCATCACAGCCATGTTTGGAGCCATTTCGATTTTCATGTACGTGAGTTTATATACGCCCTTGAAGACCAAGACCCCTTTGTCTGTTTTTGTGGGCGCATTTCCAGGGGCTATTCCTTTTATGCTGGGCTGGGTGGCAGCGACCAATGACTTTGGTGTCGAGCCGGGAACCTTATTTATGCTTCAATTTTTTTGGCAATTTCCGCATTTTTGGGCCATCGGCTGGTTCTTGTACGACGACTATAAGCAAGGTGGATTTTTGATGTTGCCCACCGGTAGGCGGGACAAAGGGACAGCCCTGCAAGTGGTACTCTATACCCTTTGGACAATATTGGTAAGCATCATTCCGGTATTTGGAATGACCGGGCGCTTGTACCTGACTCCGGTAGCCGGGACAGTAGTCTTGTTACTCGGATTGGGAATGGGGTATTACGCCTTGCGCCTGTACAAACGGATGGATGCAGTTTCTGCCAAGCAATTGATGATCGCCAGCGTGAGTTACATAAGCCTGGTGCAAGTAGTTTATGTTTTAGATAAGTTCATACGATAA
- a CDS encoding cytochrome c oxidase subunit 3, which produces MTEYTEVEREQRVARAKIMMLWFGIISLSMMFAGLTSAYIVSQERRDWLTDFELPNAFYISTGIIILSSLFMIYAKQAIKKGRHGQATIGLMGTLALGITFVALQFVGFEQIIEMGYFFTGTQSTVTTSFIYAFVISHVAHIAAGIIVLIVVLVNHLRKKYTVEQHLGLTLGATFWHFVDILWVYLFLFLLYA; this is translated from the coding sequence ATGACAGAATATACCGAAGTAGAGCGTGAACAACGCGTAGCCCGAGCTAAGATTATGATGCTGTGGTTTGGGATCATCAGTCTCTCCATGATGTTTGCGGGATTGACCAGTGCCTATATTGTTAGCCAGGAGCGCCGCGATTGGCTTACTGATTTTGAGCTACCCAATGCCTTTTATATAAGTACCGGGATCATCATATTGAGCAGCCTTTTTATGATCTATGCTAAACAAGCGATTAAAAAAGGCCGACACGGACAGGCGACCATTGGCTTGATGGGTACACTTGCCCTGGGGATCACTTTTGTTGCGCTCCAATTTGTTGGGTTCGAACAGATCATCGAGATGGGATACTTTTTTACCGGTACCCAAAGTACCGTAACCACCTCGTTTATTTACGCTTTCGTAATTTCACATGTCGCCCACATTGCAGCGGGAATCATTGTTTTGATCGTGGTATTGGTGAACCATCTAAGGAAAAAATATACGGTAGAACAGCATCTAGGTCTTACTCTGGGTGCTACCTTCTGGCATTTTGTGGATATTCTTTGGGTATACCTGTTTTTGTTTCTTTTATATGCATAA
- a CDS encoding ABC transporter permease: protein MFDVERWQEIFETISKNKLRTFLTGLSVASGIFILVILLGFSTGIQKGVKSQFAQDAESRVSVWTGVTTKEYKGLNPGRRIQMRNADYENLNTQFEDAIEHKTGLYNIWGGQTNYENQSGNYRIEGASPGQQFIENASLTAGRFLSQNDMEETEKVAVIGEKVKRDLFKQEDPIGKTIKITGINFKVVGTYTDPGGEREEERIFIPLTTSQKVFNAGDRLRSIAYTIKMSDNFDEAVALSAAVSEGIEQELKSRYSIAPDDRGAVRVNYNLEEAAQIYGLLDTIRAVFWFVGIGTIIAGVVGVSNIMLIIVKERTKEIGVRKALGALPSSIIAMILQESIFITAIAGFLGLFVGVALLEIISPMVDSDFIKFPQVDFTTAITTVFILIIAGTLAGYIPARRAANIKPIEALRDE, encoded by the coding sequence ATGTTTGATGTTGAACGCTGGCAGGAAATCTTCGAAACCATCAGTAAGAACAAGTTACGCACCTTCCTGACAGGCCTCTCGGTCGCTTCTGGAATCTTCATTCTCGTTATTTTACTGGGTTTTAGTACTGGTATCCAAAAGGGCGTGAAGTCACAATTTGCTCAGGACGCTGAAAGTCGGGTAAGTGTTTGGACCGGAGTAACCACCAAAGAATACAAGGGCTTAAACCCGGGAAGACGCATTCAAATGCGTAATGCCGACTATGAAAATTTAAATACCCAATTTGAAGATGCTATCGAGCATAAGACCGGGCTCTACAATATTTGGGGTGGGCAGACCAATTATGAAAATCAATCCGGCAATTATCGCATCGAGGGTGCAAGTCCGGGTCAGCAGTTTATAGAAAACGCCTCCCTTACCGCAGGTCGCTTTTTAAGTCAAAACGACATGGAGGAGACCGAGAAAGTAGCCGTAATTGGTGAAAAGGTTAAGCGAGATCTGTTCAAACAAGAAGATCCCATAGGGAAGACGATCAAGATCACCGGCATCAATTTCAAAGTGGTAGGAACCTATACCGATCCCGGAGGAGAGCGAGAAGAGGAACGTATTTTTATTCCCTTGACCACATCACAAAAAGTGTTCAATGCTGGAGATCGCTTGCGTTCCATTGCCTACACCATCAAGATGAGTGATAATTTTGATGAAGCAGTAGCGTTGAGCGCTGCCGTGAGTGAAGGGATTGAACAAGAACTCAAATCGCGCTATAGCATTGCACCCGATGACCGTGGAGCGGTTCGGGTCAATTATAATCTGGAGGAAGCTGCACAGATTTACGGACTTTTAGATACCATTCGGGCCGTTTTCTGGTTTGTGGGCATTGGTACCATCATTGCCGGGGTGGTGGGAGTGAGTAACATCATGCTCATCATCGTCAAAGAACGCACCAAGGAAATAGGCGTGCGTAAGGCTTTAGGAGCACTGCCGAGTTCGATCATTGCGATGATCCTTCAAGAATCAATCTTTATTACAGCCATTGCAGGATTTCTCGGACTCTTTGTTGGGGTAGCTTTATTAGAAATCATCAGTCCCATGGTGGATAGCGATTTTATCAAATTCCCTCAGGTTGATTTCACTACTGCGATTACAACCGTTTTTATACTGATCATCGCCGGCACCCTGGCGGGTTATATCCCAGCCCGGAGAGCAGCTAACATTAAACCTATTGAAGCCTTACGTGATGAATAA
- a CDS encoding DUF420 domain-containing protein, with protein sequence MNTQAPGIDEKKYNKWIVALSIIIPVAVAALFGINLQRMGFDVEPLTFLPPIYATINGLTALVLVVAVIAIKNGKRNLHEALMKTAIGLSVLFLLMYIAYHMTSESTAYGGTGAIRYVYYFILISHIVLSIAVIPFVLITYVRALARRFDRHKKIARITFPIWLYVAVTGVVVYLMISPYYVS encoded by the coding sequence ATGAACACACAAGCCCCAGGTATAGACGAAAAAAAATACAACAAATGGATCGTGGCTTTATCCATCATCATTCCTGTTGCTGTTGCCGCTTTATTCGGCATCAATCTGCAGCGTATGGGTTTTGACGTGGAGCCACTTACTTTTTTACCACCTATTTATGCGACTATCAATGGCCTGACAGCACTTGTACTAGTCGTTGCTGTGATCGCCATTAAGAACGGTAAAAGAAACCTGCACGAGGCTTTAATGAAGACCGCTATTGGCCTCTCTGTGTTATTCTTATTGATGTACATTGCCTATCACATGACTTCAGAGTCTACGGCCTATGGCGGAACAGGAGCCATCCGATACGTCTATTACTTCATTTTGATCTCTCATATTGTGCTTTCCATAGCGGTCATTCCCTTTGTGCTCATCACTTATGTAAGAGCCTTGGCCCGACGCTTTGACCGGCACAAGAAAATAGCCAGAATAACCTTCCCCATTTGGCTCTATGTCGCGGTGACGGGCGTCGTCGTTTATCTTATGATCTCTCCTTATTACGTGAGCTGA